From Streptomyces sp. NBC_00237, a single genomic window includes:
- a CDS encoding TIGR02234 family membrane protein: protein MSAVPPTPQTPAEPAPAASRGGGRRSLAAALLLGALGSTVVLLASGQTWRSGVATVAGISSKTLEADGQAITGVPAALAIVGLAALVAVFAVRRAGRVLVSALLALSGAGAVAASLAGAGDHAALDEQAAKLSGDAAATVSGLTQTGWPYVTAFGGVLILAAGLIALRFGGRWPGMGGRYEREGGPRARAAARRPADPERPEELWKALDRGEDPTAESADSGGDAGKAPTREG from the coding sequence GCCGAGCCCGCCCCCGCCGCCTCCCGAGGCGGGGGACGCCGCAGCCTCGCCGCGGCGCTGCTGCTCGGCGCCCTCGGTTCCACCGTCGTCCTGCTCGCCTCCGGGCAGACCTGGCGGTCGGGCGTCGCCACCGTCGCGGGCATCAGCTCGAAGACCCTGGAGGCCGACGGGCAGGCCATCACCGGTGTTCCGGCGGCTCTGGCCATCGTCGGGCTCGCCGCGCTCGTGGCGGTGTTCGCGGTGCGCAGGGCGGGGCGGGTGCTGGTGTCCGCGCTGCTGGCGTTGAGCGGGGCGGGCGCCGTGGCGGCCTCGCTGGCGGGGGCGGGGGATCACGCGGCGCTGGACGAGCAGGCGGCGAAACTGTCGGGTGACGCCGCCGCCACGGTGAGCGGACTCACCCAAACGGGCTGGCCGTACGTCACGGCTTTCGGCGGGGTGCTGATCCTGGCCGCCGGGCTGATCGCCTTGCGGTTCGGGGGACGGTGGCCGGGCATGGGCGGGCGGTACGAGCGTGAGGGCGGGCCGCGTGCGCGGGCGGCGGCGCGGCGTCCCGCGGACCCGGAGCGTCCCGAGGAGCTGTGGAAGGCCCTCGACAGGGGAGAGGACCCCACCGCCGAGTCCGCCGATTCCGGCGGCGACGCGGGGAAGGCGCCGACGCGCGAAGGGTGA
- a CDS encoding HGxxPAAW family protein: MAGVSRGHHGRTPAAWTGVVIAFIGICVSSVYVVMAQPVGFWAGIGISVIGGLIGLGMRIAGLGMPKEPASLVEARAAAGRAQLQ; encoded by the coding sequence ATGGCGGGCGTTAGCCGCGGACACCACGGACGTACCCCGGCCGCATGGACCGGCGTAGTGATCGCCTTCATCGGCATCTGCGTCTCCAGCGTTTACGTGGTGATGGCCCAGCCGGTGGGCTTCTGGGCCGGTATCGGCATCTCCGTGATCGGTGGGCTGATCGGCCTCGGCATGCGGATCGCGGGCCTCGGCATGCCGAAGGAGCCGGCGTCGCTGGTGGAGGCGCGGGCGGCGGCGGGGCGGGCCCAGCTCCAGTAG
- a CDS encoding DUF2752 domain-containing protein — MDVTSPAPAPVPAVQRQPPLGKRLLAPLGTLAAVVGAFVYVGSVDPNQPGHYPVCPLLAMTGILCPGCGGLRSAHAVAHGDLVGAVGANAMAVLGYAAFAVFMVVWITRAVKGRRTDVSLKPVQWWVLGGLFVVFSVVRNLPFGSALAP; from the coding sequence GTGGATGTCACCTCGCCGGCCCCGGCCCCCGTTCCCGCCGTGCAGCGCCAGCCGCCGCTGGGCAAGCGGCTTCTCGCGCCGCTCGGCACGCTCGCCGCCGTCGTCGGCGCGTTCGTGTACGTCGGGTCCGTCGATCCGAATCAGCCGGGGCACTACCCCGTCTGCCCCCTTCTCGCCATGACCGGCATCCTCTGCCCGGGGTGCGGCGGGCTCCGCAGCGCGCACGCCGTCGCGCACGGTGATCTGGTGGGTGCCGTCGGGGCCAACGCCATGGCCGTCCTCGGGTACGCCGCGTTCGCCGTCTTCATGGTGGTGTGGATCACGCGTGCGGTGAAGGGGCGGCGGACGGACGTTTCGCTCAAGCCCGTTCAGTGGTGGGTGCTGGGCGGCCTCTTCGTCGTGTTCAGCGTTGTCCGGAATCTGCCGTTCGGCTCGGCGCTCGCGCCCTGA
- the trpC gene encoding indole-3-glycerol phosphate synthase TrpC: protein MSVLDEIIEGVRADLAERQARVSLEELKERAAKAPVAKDGVAALRGDSVKVICEVKRSSPSKGALAAIADPAALAADYEAGGAAVISVLTEQRRFGGSLADLEAVRAKVDIPVLRKDFIVTAYQLWEARAYGADLALLIVAALEQDALVSLIERAESIGLTPLVEVHDEDEVDRAVAAGAKIIGVNARNLKTLKVDRGTFERVAPEIPDHIVKIAESGVRGPHDLIAYANAGADAVLVGESLVTGRDPRAAVSDLVAAGAHPALRHGRG from the coding sequence GTGAGTGTGCTCGACGAGATCATCGAAGGCGTCCGCGCCGACCTCGCGGAGCGGCAGGCACGTGTCAGCCTGGAGGAGCTCAAGGAGCGGGCTGCCAAGGCGCCCGTCGCCAAGGACGGTGTCGCGGCTCTGCGCGGCGACAGCGTCAAGGTCATCTGCGAGGTCAAGCGGTCCAGCCCGTCGAAGGGCGCGCTCGCGGCCATCGCCGACCCGGCCGCCCTCGCCGCCGACTACGAGGCGGGCGGCGCCGCCGTCATCTCCGTGCTGACCGAGCAGCGCCGCTTCGGCGGTTCGCTGGCCGACCTGGAAGCCGTACGGGCGAAGGTCGACATTCCGGTGCTGCGCAAGGACTTCATCGTCACGGCGTACCAGCTGTGGGAGGCGCGTGCGTACGGTGCCGACCTGGCGCTGCTGATCGTCGCGGCCCTGGAGCAGGACGCGCTCGTGTCGCTCATCGAGCGGGCCGAGTCCATCGGTCTCACCCCGCTGGTCGAGGTGCACGACGAGGACGAGGTCGACCGGGCGGTCGCCGCCGGGGCGAAGATCATCGGCGTGAACGCGCGGAACCTCAAGACGCTCAAGGTCGACCGAGGCACCTTCGAGCGCGTCGCACCGGAGATCCCGGACCACATCGTCAAGATCGCCGAGTCGGGTGTGCGCGGGCCGCACGACCTGATCGCGTACGCCAACGCCGGTGCCGACGCGGTGCTGGTCGGCGAGTCGCTGGTGACCGGGCGGGACCCGAGGGCCGCCGTTTCGGATCTGGTGGCCGCCGGTGCTCACCCCGCGCTGCGCCACGGGCGGGGTTAG
- the trpM gene encoding tryptophan biosynthesis modulator TrpM produces MTRHARLARGCRPRGCRAPARRVRGRRVRYHIGSEPGQINGMRWRR; encoded by the coding sequence ATGACTCGCCACGCCCGTCTCGCTCGCGGTTGCCGCCCTCGCGGCTGCCGCGCGCCCGCGCGACGGGTGCGGGGCCGACGGGTCCGGTACCACATCGGTTCGGAGCCCGGCCAGATCAACGGCATGCGATGGCGTCGCTGA
- the trpB gene encoding tryptophan synthase subunit beta encodes MPSEFFIPDSQGQVPTTEGYFGDFGGKFIPEALVAAVDEVAVEYEKAKVDPAFAAELDDLMVNYTGRPSSLTEVPRFAEHAGGARIFLKREDLNHTGSHKINNVLGQALLTKRMGKTRVIAETGAGQHGVATATACALFGLECTIYMGEIDTERQALNVARMRMLGAEVVAVKSGSRTLKDAINEAFRDWVANVDRTHYLFGTVAGPHPFPAMVRDFHRVIGVEARRQILARAGRLPDAAVACVGGGSNAIGLFHAFIPDEGVRLVGCEPAGHGIETGEHAATLSAGEPGILHGSRSYVLQDEEGQITEPYSISAGLDYPGIGPEHSYLKDIGRGEYRAVTDDAAMQALRLLSRTEGIIPAIESAHALAGALELGRELGKDGLILVNLSGRGDKDMDTAARYFGLYDTDAAVEAAAGTVAEISGDAK; translated from the coding sequence ATGCCCAGCGAGTTCTTCATTCCCGATTCCCAGGGGCAGGTCCCCACCACCGAGGGCTACTTCGGTGACTTCGGCGGCAAGTTCATCCCCGAGGCGCTCGTCGCCGCGGTGGACGAGGTCGCCGTCGAGTACGAGAAGGCCAAGGTCGATCCGGCGTTCGCGGCCGAACTCGACGACCTGATGGTCAACTACACCGGCCGGCCCAGCTCCCTCACCGAGGTGCCTAGGTTCGCCGAGCACGCGGGTGGGGCCCGGATCTTCCTGAAGAGGGAAGACCTGAACCACACCGGCTCGCACAAGATCAACAACGTGCTGGGGCAGGCCCTGCTGACGAAGCGCATGGGCAAGACCCGGGTGATCGCGGAGACCGGTGCCGGTCAGCACGGTGTGGCCACTGCCACCGCGTGTGCGCTGTTCGGGCTTGAGTGCACGATCTACATGGGTGAGATCGACACCGAGCGGCAGGCGTTGAACGTCGCGCGGATGCGCATGCTGGGGGCGGAAGTCGTCGCCGTGAAGTCGGGGTCGCGCACGCTCAAGGACGCGATCAACGAGGCGTTCCGCGACTGGGTCGCGAACGTCGACCGGACGCACTACCTGTTCGGCACGGTCGCCGGTCCGCACCCCTTCCCTGCGATGGTCCGGGACTTCCACCGGGTGATCGGGGTGGAGGCGCGGCGGCAGATCCTGGCGCGGGCCGGGCGGCTCCCCGATGCCGCCGTGGCGTGTGTGGGGGGCGGGTCCAACGCGATCGGACTGTTCCATGCCTTCATCCCCGATGAGGGGGTACGGCTGGTGGGGTGCGAGCCCGCCGGTCACGGGATCGAGACCGGGGAGCACGCGGCCACGCTGAGCGCGGGCGAGCCGGGGATCCTGCACGGGTCGCGGTCGTACGTCCTCCAGGACGAGGAAGGCCAGATCACCGAGCCGTACTCGATCTCCGCGGGGCTCGACTACCCGGGCATCGGGCCCGAGCACTCGTACCTCAAGGACATCGGGCGCGGGGAGTACCGGGCGGTGACGGACGACGCCGCCATGCAGGCGTTGCGGTTGCTCTCGCGTACGGAAGGCATCATTCCGGCCATCGAGAGCGCGCACGCGCTCGCCGGGGCGCTGGAGCTCGGCAGGGAACTGGGCAAGGACGGGTTGATTCTGGTGAACCTGTCCGGGCGTGGCGACAAGGACATGGACACCGCCGCCCGTTACTTCGGGCTGTATGACACGGATGCCGCTGTCGAGGCGGCTGCGGGTACCGTCGCGGAGATCTCGGGGGACGCCAAGTGA
- the trpA gene encoding tryptophan synthase subunit alpha, translating into MSGNVRLLNDTLAAAKSEGRAALIAYLPAGFPTVDGGIEAVKAVVAGGADVVEVGLPHSDPVLDGPVIQTADDIALRGGVKIADVMRTVREAHAATGVPVLVMTYWNPIDRYGVERFTAELAAAGGAGCILPDLPVQESALWREHAEKHGLATVFVVAPSSRDERLATITAAGSGFVYAASLMGVTGTRESVGNEAQELVRRTKATTELPVCVGLGVSNAAQAKEVAAFADGVIVGSAFVKRMLEAADEAAGLRAVKELAGELAAGVRRG; encoded by the coding sequence GTGAGCGGGAACGTACGGCTGTTGAACGACACTCTCGCTGCGGCGAAGAGCGAGGGGCGGGCGGCGCTGATCGCGTACCTGCCTGCCGGGTTCCCGACCGTGGACGGCGGGATCGAGGCGGTCAAGGCCGTCGTGGCCGGTGGTGCGGATGTGGTCGAGGTCGGACTGCCGCACAGCGATCCGGTGTTGGACGGGCCGGTGATCCAGACGGCGGACGACATCGCGTTGCGCGGCGGGGTCAAGATCGCCGATGTGATGCGTACCGTGCGCGAGGCGCATGCCGCCACCGGGGTGCCGGTGCTGGTGATGACGTACTGGAATCCCATCGACCGGTACGGGGTCGAGCGGTTCACGGCGGAGCTGGCGGCGGCGGGCGGGGCCGGGTGCATCCTGCCGGACCTGCCGGTGCAGGAGTCCGCGCTGTGGCGTGAGCACGCGGAGAAGCACGGGCTGGCGACGGTGTTCGTCGTGGCGCCCAGCAGTCGGGACGAGCGACTGGCGACGATCACTGCGGCGGGTTCGGGGTTCGTTTACGCGGCTTCGCTGATGGGGGTCACCGGGACGCGGGAGTCCGTGGGCAACGAGGCGCAGGAGCTCGTGCGGCGGACGAAGGCGACCACGGAGCTGCCGGTGTGCGTCGGGCTCGGGGTGTCGAATGCCGCTCAGGCCAAGGAAGTCGCGGCCTTCGCGGACGGTGTCATCGTGGGGTCGGCGTTTGTGAAGCGGATGCTGGAGGCTGCGGATGAGGCGGCGGGGCTGCGGGCCGTGAAGGAGCTTGCCGGGGAGTTGGCGGCGGGCGTTCGCAGGGGCTGA
- a CDS encoding thioredoxin domain-containing protein: protein MSEKNSEGKRTARERLIQEREAQKSRDKRRRVLVVASAVVGVLGLAAVAGVVAANSGGKKDDSDKAGPVVVPAGAVGPGKVAIPVGMVDAPSVLTVYEDMRCPACGMFENSMRDTINRLEKAGKIRAEYHLVSFIDNGVRGNGSKYAANALGCAQDAGKFHEYHDVLFRNQPEETDDAFGKKTYLLELAGKVPGLRSATFDACVEKGTHAGWVGAVQADFDKSTYKATPTVLLNGEPIFPQKGSEQISPANLVKWVEAANKGKRVGTKAPEPAAPASAPASAPASGAPAPGGSASKAPASGSASRSPGAAVGR, encoded by the coding sequence GTGAGCGAGAAGAACTCAGAAGGTAAGCGAACCGCCCGTGAGCGGCTCATCCAGGAGCGCGAAGCACAGAAGTCGCGCGACAAACGACGCAGGGTGCTGGTCGTTGCCTCGGCGGTGGTCGGTGTCCTCGGGCTGGCGGCGGTGGCCGGAGTGGTCGCCGCGAACAGCGGGGGCAAGAAGGACGACTCCGACAAGGCGGGTCCGGTCGTGGTGCCGGCCGGTGCGGTCGGACCGGGGAAGGTCGCCATTCCGGTGGGGATGGTGGATGCGCCGTCGGTGCTGACCGTTTACGAGGACATGCGGTGTCCGGCGTGCGGGATGTTCGAGAACAGCATGCGGGACACCATTAACCGGCTGGAGAAGGCGGGGAAGATCCGGGCCGAGTATCACCTGGTGTCATTTATCGACAACGGGGTGAGGGGCAACGGGTCGAAGTACGCGGCGAACGCGCTCGGGTGTGCGCAGGATGCCGGGAAGTTCCATGAGTATCACGATGTGCTGTTCCGGAATCAGCCGGAAGAGACGGATGATGCGTTTGGGAAGAAGACCTATCTGCTGGAGCTGGCGGGGAAGGTGCCGGGGCTGCGGAGCGCGACCTTCGACGCGTGCGTGGAGAAGGGGACGCATGCGGGGTGGGTCGGGGCGGTGCAGGCGGACTTCGACAAGTCGACGTACAAGGCGACGCCGACGGTGCTTCTGAATGGGGAGCCGATCTTCCCGCAGAAGGGGAGTGAGCAGATTTCGCCTGCGAACTTGGTGAAGTGGGTGGAGGCGGCGAACAAGGGGAAGCGGGTCGGGACGAAGGCTCCTGAGCCTGCGGCTCCGGCTTCGGCTCCTGCCTCGGCTCCGGCTTCCGGGGCTCCGGCTCCGGGGGGTTCGGCTTCCAAGGCTCCCGCTTCGGGTTCGGCCTCCAGGAGTCCGGGGGCTGCGGTGGGGCGGTAG